From the Sporocytophaga myxococcoides DSM 11118 genome, one window contains:
- a CDS encoding ExbD/TolR family protein: MKIKRRKKAHAAVEAAALSDIMFFLLVFFLMLSTLASPDAIKVLLPQAKTGAAIPRQVVNLTVDKDSKIYIGKDEVNFDVLKDQLESTTQGLENPTIVLKMDRTLEVQKLISIIDVTNQLKLPVVVASDKK; this comes from the coding sequence ATGAAGATCAAAAGGCGTAAAAAGGCTCATGCTGCGGTAGAAGCTGCAGCATTGTCAGATATTATGTTTTTCTTGTTGGTATTCTTTCTGATGTTGTCAACTCTGGCAAGTCCGGATGCAATTAAGGTATTGCTACCACAAGCAAAGACAGGTGCTGCGATTCCTAGACAGGTGGTAAACCTTACTGTAGATAAAGATTCTAAGATCTATATAGGCAAGGATGAAGTTAATTTTGATGTCTTGAAAGACCAACTGGAATCCACCACACAGGGGCTGGAAAACCCAACCATTGTGTTAAAAATGGACAGAACTCTTGAGGTCCAAAAACTTATCAGCATTATAGATGTTACTAATCAGTTGAAATTACCGGTGGTGGTAGCATCGGATAAAAAATAG